A window of Thermodesulfobacteriota bacterium contains these coding sequences:
- the lepB gene encoding signal peptidase I gives MLGLWSRDAKVRNKAKQSLSQAKSLLSKNKPKISPEAAAVVEGRITALESALAGGNTEETRRRTAELDGASHDYLSKFAKSKLRQNVEALVLAVGLALIIRTFLFQPFKIPSGSMIPTLLVGDHLLVNKFVYGTRIPLTGITVMPFEEIKRGDVIVFTYPNPEKDPSKDDMYYIKRVVGVPGDSIDINGRQLVINGQPVPLEYEGDYVDERSGEKLDEYVEDLSGHKHDAIFRQGKETTNKGSFIPVGEVPEGHVFVMGDNRDNSQDSRFWGFVPVENIAGKAILIHWSWDFQNPDFLNKVRWSRILQGIE, from the coding sequence ATGCTCGGTCTATGGTCGCGGGACGCGAAAGTAAGGAATAAAGCGAAGCAGTCTCTTTCTCAAGCCAAATCGTTATTAAGCAAGAACAAGCCGAAGATAAGCCCGGAAGCCGCGGCCGTCGTGGAGGGCAGGATAACGGCCCTCGAATCGGCGCTTGCGGGCGGGAACACCGAAGAGACAAGGCGGAGGACGGCGGAGCTCGATGGGGCCTCGCACGATTACCTTTCGAAGTTCGCCAAGTCGAAGCTCCGGCAGAACGTCGAGGCGCTCGTACTGGCCGTGGGGCTCGCGCTCATCATAAGGACTTTTCTCTTCCAGCCGTTCAAGATACCGTCTGGCTCGATGATCCCGACCCTCCTCGTTGGCGATCATCTCCTCGTCAACAAGTTCGTATACGGAACGCGGATTCCCCTTACGGGCATAACGGTCATGCCGTTCGAGGAGATAAAGCGCGGCGACGTCATAGTGTTCACCTACCCCAACCCTGAAAAAGACCCGTCCAAGGACGATATGTATTATATCAAGCGCGTCGTCGGCGTCCCGGGGGACAGCATAGACATAAACGGCAGGCAGCTCGTAATAAACGGACAGCCCGTGCCGCTCGAATACGAGGGCGATTACGTCGACGAAAGGAGCGGCGAGAAGCTCGACGAGTACGTCGAGGACCTCTCCGGCCACAAGCACGATGCGATATTCAGGCAGGGTAAAGAGACGACCAACAAGGGGAGCTTCATCCCGGTCGGGGAGGTTCCCGAGGGGCACGTCTTCGTCATGGGCGACAACAGGGACAACAGCCAGGACAGCAGGTTCTGGGGCTTCGTGCCCGTCGAGAACATAGCCGGGAAGGCCATACTCATTCACTGGTCGTGGGATTTCCAGAACCCGGACTTCCTCAACAAAGTAAGGTGGAGCAGGATCCTGCAGGGTATAGAATAA